The following proteins are co-located in the uncultured Draconibacterium sp. genome:
- a CDS encoding UTP--glucose-1-phosphate uridylyltransferase: protein MGSTLIDIITSEQAEIKNQSLESVCEGKSIEFLLDECAALEMFRNDSQNLYHKVRALFFLYAIHRFYIPSYSDINRDAIIPFSAYEHILNRRFEEAIEALLAVQQNKGVNEGLSSALSDAYHKLAFQTLADQVKKSVRTTPGNSWMFRIGHPEDHPLKFQKALLTPDKKTGLYPLLSEKTPVRMDLSHSCWSDIFFLGMDYPEGAKVLNISVDLCVSGSSETPVPPIQTGLRVIDQPVIRLVSTDLEASADIRYLPEIFDFAKDYLGLLKAALIASGIVPPAMEGVDLPVSVLLDRLVGPGLGLELVSQVNNIPKGSRLAVSTNLLASLISLCMRATGQTEKLEGSLEEDERRLVAAKAILGEWIGGSGGGWQDSGGVWPGIKTIKGSKAQNGDPEFKVSKGKLLPQHTILTHDSVSMETRKKLQDSLVMVHGGMAQDVGPILEMVTEKYLLRSEKEWKARKEALELFDQIVAQLEKGDIQKLGELTQKNFDGPIQDIIPWATTAYTEKIIQKTKAAYGNKFWGFWMMGGMSGGGMGFMFAPEVKQEAQNWLLKTMLGIKKEMEYAVPFAMNPVVYDFKINENGTFAQLKTGEKALFPIKYYTLLLPSILKKEMNQLSRCQRNELEVLSHSHKMNGSYGLFVSGLFDRMIPDSSSTTQQHQNLKELLDSNGFNSVFHEEIKGALKSGKIGLAHNRLRADVKIDDSKAKNIEETELEHKEQLLATGQKALQNGELAIVTMAGGVGSRWTKGAGVVKSLHPFSKFSGIHRNFLEIHLAKNNKIAKNNSATIPHIFTTSYLTHEPISSYLKSNVKSEKVPVYLSSGQFIGLRLYPTERDLRFYWEELSQQILDEQAQKMKESLHSALIGWAKSNGEGEDYTDNLPQQCIHPVGHWFEIPNLMLNGTLKQLLEKNPNLKYLLLHNIDTLGANADPMLLGNHIHNNNALSVEVISRWLDDRGGGLAAINNKLQLVEGLSLPNEKIEFNLSYYNSGTFWISIDPLLKSFNLNRDDLQNTEKVRSNIMKIAQQMPTYITLKEVKKRWGKGQEDIYPITQFEKLWGDMTTLPGLNAEYIHVPRRRGQQLKEVSQLDGWLRDGSADYINELCDWDEL from the coding sequence ATGGGAAGTACTTTAATCGATATCATAACATCGGAGCAGGCAGAAATAAAAAACCAATCGTTGGAATCGGTATGTGAAGGGAAGAGCATCGAATTTTTATTGGATGAATGTGCTGCCCTGGAAATGTTTCGTAACGATAGCCAAAATTTATACCACAAGGTTCGGGCCTTATTTTTCCTTTATGCCATACATCGTTTTTACATTCCTTCTTATTCCGACATAAACCGCGATGCCATTATTCCGTTTTCGGCCTACGAACACATTCTGAATCGCAGGTTTGAAGAGGCAATTGAAGCTTTACTGGCGGTTCAGCAAAATAAAGGAGTAAACGAAGGATTATCCAGTGCCTTATCCGATGCATACCATAAGCTCGCTTTTCAAACACTGGCCGATCAGGTTAAAAAGAGTGTTCGTACCACACCCGGAAACAGCTGGATGTTTCGTATCGGCCACCCCGAAGATCATCCGCTAAAATTTCAGAAAGCACTTTTAACTCCGGATAAAAAAACAGGCCTTTACCCTTTGTTATCCGAAAAAACACCCGTGCGAATGGATTTGTCGCACAGTTGCTGGAGTGATATCTTCTTCCTGGGAATGGATTATCCCGAGGGGGCAAAAGTATTAAACATTTCAGTTGACTTATGTGTGTCCGGATCGTCGGAAACACCTGTTCCACCTATACAAACAGGGCTTCGTGTAATCGACCAGCCCGTAATCCGACTGGTGAGTACCGATTTGGAAGCCAGTGCTGACATTCGTTATCTTCCTGAAATATTCGATTTTGCAAAAGATTATCTGGGATTGCTAAAAGCAGCTCTAATTGCTTCAGGTATTGTACCGCCGGCAATGGAAGGCGTGGATTTACCGGTATCGGTTTTACTCGACCGGCTTGTTGGCCCCGGGCTTGGACTCGAACTTGTGAGCCAGGTAAATAACATTCCAAAGGGCTCGCGACTGGCGGTTTCTACCAATTTACTTGCCTCTTTGATTTCACTCTGTATGCGGGCAACCGGCCAAACCGAAAAACTCGAGGGAAGTCTTGAAGAAGACGAACGTCGTCTGGTGGCGGCAAAAGCCATTTTAGGTGAATGGATTGGCGGCTCAGGTGGTGGCTGGCAGGATTCGGGAGGAGTTTGGCCCGGCATAAAAACCATTAAGGGAAGCAAGGCACAAAACGGCGATCCTGAATTTAAGGTGAGCAAAGGGAAACTTTTACCGCAACATACCATCCTAACACATGATTCGGTGAGTATGGAAACCCGTAAAAAATTGCAGGATTCTCTGGTAATGGTTCATGGAGGAATGGCGCAGGACGTTGGGCCAATTCTGGAAATGGTAACCGAAAAATACCTTCTGCGTTCTGAAAAAGAGTGGAAAGCCCGAAAGGAAGCCCTGGAACTTTTTGACCAGATTGTAGCACAGCTGGAAAAGGGAGACATCCAAAAGTTAGGAGAGTTAACTCAGAAAAATTTTGATGGCCCAATTCAGGATATAATTCCCTGGGCGACCACGGCGTATACCGAAAAAATCATTCAAAAAACCAAAGCCGCCTATGGCAATAAGTTTTGGGGATTTTGGATGATGGGCGGTATGTCGGGCGGAGGTATGGGATTTATGTTTGCTCCGGAAGTAAAACAGGAAGCCCAAAACTGGCTTTTAAAAACCATGCTTGGCATTAAAAAAGAAATGGAATATGCTGTTCCTTTTGCTATGAATCCGGTGGTTTATGATTTTAAAATCAACGAGAACGGAACATTTGCCCAGTTAAAAACCGGAGAAAAAGCATTATTCCCCATAAAATACTACACGTTGCTGCTGCCTTCCATTTTGAAAAAAGAAATGAATCAGCTGTCCAGATGCCAGCGAAATGAACTGGAGGTATTATCGCATTCTCATAAAATGAATGGATCGTATGGCTTATTCGTTTCGGGTTTATTCGATCGGATGATACCAGATTCGAGCAGCACAACGCAACAACATCAAAATTTAAAGGAGTTGCTCGATAGCAATGGTTTTAATTCTGTTTTTCACGAAGAAATAAAGGGAGCTTTAAAATCGGGTAAAATCGGACTGGCGCACAACCGCCTGCGCGCCGATGTTAAGATAGATGACTCGAAGGCAAAAAATATAGAAGAAACGGAGCTTGAGCATAAAGAACAGCTGCTTGCTACCGGACAAAAAGCGTTGCAAAATGGCGAACTGGCTATTGTTACCATGGCTGGTGGAGTTGGAAGCCGATGGACCAAAGGTGCAGGTGTAGTAAAATCGCTGCATCCATTCTCCAAATTTTCAGGCATTCACCGCAATTTTCTCGAAATTCATCTGGCCAAAAACAACAAAATTGCCAAAAACAATTCCGCCACAATTCCTCATATTTTTACAACCAGCTACCTCACCCACGAACCGATTAGTTCGTACCTGAAAAGCAATGTAAAGAGCGAAAAAGTGCCTGTTTATCTTTCTTCCGGGCAATTTATCGGGCTGCGTCTTTATCCTACTGAGCGTGATTTGCGCTTTTACTGGGAAGAGCTTTCGCAACAGATACTGGATGAGCAGGCTCAGAAAATGAAAGAAAGTTTACACAGTGCGTTGATTGGCTGGGCAAAAAGTAATGGCGAAGGCGAAGATTATACCGACAATTTGCCACAACAATGTATTCATCCGGTAGGACACTGGTTCGAAATTCCGAATTTGATGTTGAACGGAACATTGAAGCAATTGCTGGAAAAAAATCCAAATCTGAAATATTTGCTATTGCACAATATCGACACCCTGGGGGCCAATGCCGATCCAATGCTGTTGGGAAATCACATTCACAACAATAATGCGCTATCTGTGGAAGTCATTTCGCGCTGGCTCGACGATCGCGGTGGTGGACTGGCTGCCATAAACAACAAATTGCAGTTGGTGGAAGGCCTGAGTCTGCCCAACGAAAAAATTGAATTTAACCTGAGTTATTACAATTCCGGGACATTTTGGATTTCAATTGATCCTTTGTTAAAATCGTTCAATCTTAACCGGGACGATTTGCAAAACACGGAAAAAGTGCGCTCAAACATTATGAAAATTGCGCAGCAAATGCCAACATATATTACTCTGAAAGAAGTAAAAAAACGCTGGGGCAAAGGTCAGGAGGATATCTACCCAATTACCCAATTCGAAAAATTGTGGGGCGATATGACCACTTTGCCGGGATTAAATGCTGAATACATACATGTACCCCGGCGACGAGGGCAACAATTAAAAGAAGTATCGCAGCTCGACGGATGGCTGCGTGACGGTTCTGCCGATTACATCAACGAACTTTGCGACTGGGATGAACTCTGA
- a CDS encoding sugar phosphate nucleotidyltransferase, whose translation MKIKKALITAAGPSQRELPLQTLIDKDRKKRTVLEILVNEIQSAGIEEIGIVVQKADVNRFEEVIEASSISGVQFIPQSEKKGYGHALLSGAEFINNQPFLHLVGDHLYVNRSGDNVTKQLVEMAEKQNCSISTVQPTRENAIGNYGTIKAERIQGDTNIFQIKKVKEKPTPTYAEQNLMVSGLRAGYYLCFYGMHVFTPVLLELLEKRAKEFPDEKLGLSESLNDLAQKSKYLAIEQNNIRYDIGLDYGLLKAQLALSLSGQDRDYLMSELLQFFVEKDLKNKGVS comes from the coding sequence ATGAAAATAAAAAAAGCCCTGATTACCGCTGCTGGTCCCAGCCAACGTGAACTTCCTCTGCAAACCTTAATCGATAAAGACAGAAAAAAAAGAACAGTTCTGGAAATCCTTGTCAACGAAATACAGTCGGCAGGCATTGAAGAAATTGGAATCGTTGTGCAAAAAGCCGATGTAAATCGTTTTGAAGAAGTGATTGAGGCAAGTAGCATTTCCGGCGTTCAGTTTATCCCACAAAGCGAAAAAAAGGGATACGGGCATGCACTTTTGTCGGGTGCTGAATTTATAAACAATCAGCCTTTTTTGCATTTGGTAGGCGACCATTTATACGTGAACCGGTCAGGCGATAATGTAACCAAACAATTGGTTGAAATGGCAGAAAAACAAAACTGCTCCATTTCTACCGTGCAACCCACGCGCGAAAATGCCATTGGGAACTACGGTACAATTAAAGCAGAACGAATACAAGGCGACACCAATATTTTTCAGATAAAAAAAGTAAAAGAAAAACCAACACCTACCTATGCAGAGCAGAACTTAATGGTGTCGGGTTTACGTGCCGGTTACTATTTGTGTTTTTACGGTATGCATGTTTTTACCCCGGTATTACTCGAGCTACTCGAAAAAAGGGCAAAAGAATTTCCCGATGAAAAACTCGGATTAAGTGAATCCTTAAATGATTTGGCGCAGAAAAGCAAATACCTCGCCATTGAACAAAACAACATTCGCTACGATATTGGTCTGGATTACGGACTGTTAAAAGCGCAACTGGCTCTGTCTCTTTCGGGGCAGGACCGTGACTATCTGATGTCGGAATTACTGCAGTTTTTTGTTGAAAAAGATCTGAAAAATAAAGGAGTAAGCTAA
- a CDS encoding UpxY family transcription antiterminator has protein sequence MPQENKQWFVIYTRSRAEKKVKEELIAKHIDCFLPMQKQLRQWKDRKKWVETPLISGYCFVHITRKDYDSVLQSPNVVCYITFEGRAAVIPEQQILFLKQLLKQYDFDVQVSHDNFIQGEKVEIVEGPLVGMRGELIDNRGKNKFLLRIEQLETSFLVEIPAVFLSALPKNSV, from the coding sequence ATGCCTCAAGAAAATAAACAATGGTTTGTTATTTATACCCGATCCAGAGCTGAGAAAAAGGTTAAAGAAGAACTTATTGCCAAACATATCGATTGTTTTCTGCCGATGCAAAAACAACTCCGACAGTGGAAGGACCGCAAAAAATGGGTGGAGACACCACTTATTTCAGGCTATTGTTTTGTGCATATTACACGGAAAGATTACGATAGTGTTCTGCAATCACCCAATGTGGTTTGTTATATTACATTCGAAGGTCGGGCAGCGGTAATTCCTGAACAACAAATCTTGTTTTTAAAACAATTGTTAAAACAATACGACTTTGATGTTCAGGTTTCTCATGACAATTTTATTCAAGGTGAAAAAGTAGAAATCGTTGAAGGTCCTCTAGTGGGCATGCGTGGAGAGTTGATCGACAACAGGGGAAAGAATAAATTTCTATTACGAATTGAACAACTGGAAACCTCATTTTTGGTAGAGATACCGGCAGTTTTTCTAAGCGCACTCCCCAAAAATTCAGTTTAA
- a CDS encoding ArsR family transcriptional regulator gives MLDSLITNKTRLKLLLKFFLNSETTSYLRNLEGEFGESTNSIRLELNRFEKAGLLNSNFAGNKKYFKANANHPLYEEINSILKKTIGIDKIVEQVTSKVGDLQEAYLIGDLAKGTDSEIIDLLLIGNNIDKVYVSQLSIKVETHINRKIRFLIVQFEEKDKYLTNNNALCIWKG, from the coding sequence ATGCTTGATTCACTCATTACCAACAAAACCCGATTAAAACTTTTGCTCAAATTTTTCCTAAACAGCGAAACAACCAGCTACTTACGTAACCTGGAAGGAGAATTTGGGGAGTCGACTAATTCCATTCGTCTGGAGTTAAATCGTTTTGAAAAAGCAGGATTATTAAACTCAAACTTTGCAGGCAATAAAAAATACTTTAAAGCCAATGCCAATCATCCGCTTTACGAAGAGATAAACAGCATACTAAAAAAAACCATCGGTATCGATAAGATTGTTGAACAAGTTACGTCCAAAGTCGGCGATTTACAGGAGGCTTACCTGATTGGCGACTTAGCAAAAGGAACAGATTCTGAAATAATTGATTTACTGTTGATTGGAAATAACATAGACAAAGTTTATGTAAGCCAGTTGAGCATTAAGGTTGAAACACACATTAACCGAAAAATCAGATTTCTGATTGTACAATTTGAAGAGAAAGACAAGTATCTGACAAACAACAATGCATTATGCATATGGAAAGGCTGA
- a CDS encoding SLBB domain-containing protein: MKRFHQKSLILLFCALFALVAQAQDVKNVDVKSLPQSDIQKAQKAMQDAGLSTQDAANLARQKGASEQQIQDFENRLNNGNNDGQTIADPVKEATEMVEEQQDVEKSTRQSGFAVNGRIFGSYLFNSKNLTFEPSLNIQTPKNYEISIGDQLLISIWGNSQNNYQLTVNKNGQLMIPDVGPLYIAGLTFDNAEKKIIQRLTEIYADMGGNNPGTFAQINMGQLRSIQVNMVGEIGTPGTYTLPVTATVFNALYLSGGPNPIGSFRNIKIIRNNQTIKTVDVYKFLVDADPTDNVLLKDNDIVFIPPAEKRVEVNGQFKRNGVFELKEGEMLNELIRFTGGFTVDAYLSKSQIKRKTQQGLQIIDIPFDKIASTPLVNGDQISNATITESFENRVTISGAVYRPGEYEWTAGMTLLDLIKKADNLTPDVFQNRGIITRFNPDLSTSTIAFDVNKVTNGEISVELQQEDIVNIKSHFAIGENATIHISGEVMSPGELPWSEKTTLSDVLFMAGGFTEAADSTYIEIARRLNYSEAAELTDTLVHIFSIKHSRSLKPGNDLAFRLEPYDRISIKRAPGYRRQASATITGEVVYAGVYALRFKNQRISDLVQLAKGITPQAFVDGATLRRSTEELGTENIAIDLRAILANPGSEKDLLLRDGDLLYIPEYMQTVKISGTVLNPYSVTYQPGRNAKFYINQTGGFAHRAHKSKVYVQYANGYAAPTKSFLGIKSYPEVLPGSQVIIPQKPEKQPGNGQWIAVVSVLSSLALSAATIVNLTK, translated from the coding sequence ATGAAACGCTTCCATCAAAAATCCTTAATTCTACTCTTCTGCGCCCTATTCGCCCTTGTTGCTCAGGCACAGGACGTAAAAAATGTTGATGTAAAATCATTGCCTCAATCCGACATACAAAAAGCACAAAAGGCCATGCAGGATGCAGGCCTGTCAACGCAGGATGCTGCAAACCTGGCACGCCAGAAAGGAGCAAGTGAACAACAAATTCAGGATTTTGAAAACAGACTAAATAATGGCAACAACGATGGTCAGACAATTGCCGATCCGGTGAAAGAAGCTACCGAAATGGTGGAAGAGCAGCAGGATGTTGAAAAATCAACCCGCCAATCGGGATTTGCGGTGAACGGACGTATTTTTGGTTCGTACCTGTTTAACAGTAAAAACCTCACGTTTGAACCTTCTTTAAATATTCAAACACCAAAAAACTATGAAATAAGTATTGGCGATCAGCTTTTAATTTCCATCTGGGGAAACTCCCAAAACAACTACCAGCTTACAGTAAACAAAAATGGCCAGTTAATGATTCCTGATGTGGGTCCATTGTACATTGCCGGTTTAACCTTTGACAATGCCGAGAAAAAAATAATACAGCGCTTAACAGAAATTTATGCTGACATGGGGGGAAATAATCCCGGTACATTTGCACAGATCAATATGGGGCAATTGCGTTCTATTCAAGTGAATATGGTTGGAGAAATCGGCACTCCCGGTACGTATACTTTGCCTGTAACAGCAACTGTTTTTAATGCCTTGTATCTTTCTGGCGGTCCCAATCCCATCGGTTCTTTTCGAAATATTAAAATCATTCGAAACAACCAAACGATTAAAACAGTTGATGTATATAAGTTTCTGGTAGATGCCGATCCTACAGACAATGTGCTCTTAAAAGACAACGATATTGTGTTCATTCCTCCTGCCGAAAAAAGAGTTGAAGTAAATGGTCAGTTTAAACGTAACGGGGTATTTGAATTAAAAGAAGGTGAAATGTTAAACGAGTTAATTCGCTTTACCGGAGGTTTTACAGTGGATGCATACCTGTCGAAATCACAAATCAAACGCAAAACACAGCAAGGCCTGCAGATCATCGACATACCTTTTGATAAGATCGCTTCTACACCTCTTGTAAATGGCGATCAGATCAGTAACGCCACCATAACCGAAAGTTTTGAAAACAGGGTAACTATTTCGGGTGCAGTATACCGCCCCGGCGAGTACGAATGGACTGCAGGAATGACGCTACTCGATCTCATTAAAAAAGCCGATAACCTCACACCCGATGTATTTCAAAACCGGGGAATTATTACACGTTTTAATCCCGATTTAAGCACGAGTACCATTGCTTTCGATGTAAATAAAGTAACAAATGGCGAAATAAGTGTCGAATTACAGCAAGAAGATATTGTAAACATTAAATCGCATTTTGCCATCGGTGAAAATGCCACCATTCACATTAGTGGAGAGGTAATGTCGCCCGGAGAACTTCCCTGGTCGGAAAAAACAACATTAAGCGATGTATTATTTATGGCCGGAGGTTTTACCGAAGCAGCAGACAGTACCTACATCGAAATTGCACGTCGCTTAAACTATTCCGAAGCTGCTGAATTAACAGATACTCTGGTACATATTTTTTCCATAAAACATTCGAGAAGCCTTAAACCCGGCAACGATCTGGCATTCCGCCTGGAACCTTACGATCGTATTTCAATAAAACGGGCACCGGGCTATCGCCGGCAGGCAAGTGCAACCATTACCGGAGAAGTAGTTTACGCAGGGGTGTACGCTTTACGTTTTAAAAACCAGCGCATTTCTGACCTGGTACAACTGGCAAAGGGAATTACTCCGCAGGCTTTTGTTGATGGTGCTACGCTGCGCCGCTCAACGGAAGAACTTGGAACCGAAAACATCGCTATCGACTTAAGAGCCATTCTGGCTAATCCCGGAAGTGAAAAGGATCTTTTGTTACGTGATGGTGATCTGCTTTATATCCCTGAATATATGCAAACCGTTAAAATTTCGGGAACGGTGTTAAATCCTTACTCGGTAACCTATCAACCCGGACGAAATGCAAAATTTTACATCAATCAAACCGGAGGATTTGCCCACCGGGCGCACAAAAGTAAAGTATATGTGCAATACGCCAACGGTTATGCGGCACCTACCAAAAGTTTTCTGGGTATAAAAAGTTATCCCGAGGTCTTGCCTGGCAGCCAGGTAATTATACCTCAAAAACCGGAAAAACAGCCAGGTAACGGGCAATGGATTGCCGTAGTTAGTGTTCTGTCATCACTGGCTCTGTCAGCAGCAACCATTGTTAATTTAACCAAGTAG